A genomic region of Caloenas nicobarica isolate bCalNic1 chromosome 9, bCalNic1.hap1, whole genome shotgun sequence contains the following coding sequences:
- the CEBPA gene encoding CCAAT/enhancer-binding protein alpha, producing MEQANFYEVDSRPPMSSGQHHQLQTPLPGSAYSYREAPSAAAPATGGAELGDICENENSIDISAYIDPAAFNDEFLADLFQHSKQQEKAKAILAGDFDFHSMHGAGAAASAPGHQQQHHQQPLFGCAAGYMDGKLDPLYERIAAPGLRPLVIKQEPREEEEVKSAALSALYPHHALQQHPSHLQYQIAHCAQTTMHLQPGHPTPPPTPVPSPHHPHHPHPPGGLPAAGALKMMSADHRSKSKKTVDKNSNEYRVRRERNNIAVRKSRDKAKQRNVETQQKVLELTTDNERLRKRVEQLTRELETLRGIFRQLPESSLVKAMGSCA from the coding sequence ATGGAGCAAGCCAACTTCTACGAGGTCGATTCCCGGCCCCCGATGAGCAGCGGCCAgcaccaccagctccagacTCCCCTGCCCGGCAGCGCCTACAGCTACAGAGAGGCTCCCTCGGCGGCGGCACCTGCTACTGGCGGTGCGGAGCTCGGCGACATCTGCGAGAACGAGAACTCCATCGACATCAGCGCCTACATCGACCCCGCCGCCTTCAACGACGAGTTCCTGGCCGACCTCTTCCAGCACAGCAAGCAGCAAGAGAAAGCCAAGGCCATCCTGGCCGGGGATTTCGACTTCCACAGCATGCATGGGGCCGGCGCCGCCGCTTCGGCGCcggggcaccagcagcagcaccaccagcagccGCTCTTCGGCTGCGCGGCCGGCTACATGGACGGCAAGCTCGACCCCCTGTACGAGCGCATCGCAGCGCCCGGCTTGCGGCCGCTGGTGATTAAGCAGGAGCCccgcgaggaggaggaggtcaAGTCGGCGGCCCTGTCGGCCCTCTACCCCCAccatgctctgcagcagcacccgTCCCACCTGCAGTACCAGATCGCCCACTGCGCCCAGACCACCATGCACCTCCAGCCCGGGCACCCCACGCCGCCCCCCACGCCCGTGCCCAGCCCTCACCACCCGCACCATCCGCACCCCCCCGGCGGCCTGCCCGCCGCCGGTGCCCTCAAGATGATGTCCGCGGATCACCGGAGCAAATCGAAAAAGACAGTGGACAAGAACAGCAACGAGTACCGGGTGCGCCGGGAGCGCAACAACATCGCGGTGCGCAAGAGCCGGGACAAGGCCAAGCAGCGCAACGTGGAGACGCAGCAGAAGGTGCTGGAGCTCACCACCGACAACGAGCGGCTGCGCAAGCGGGTGGAGCAGCTCACCCGGGAGCTGGAGACTCTGCGGGGCATCTTCAGGCAGCTGCCCGAGAGCTCGCTGGTGAAGGCCATGGGCAGCTGCGCTTAG